The following DNA comes from Syngnathoides biaculeatus isolate LvHL_M chromosome 18, ASM1980259v1, whole genome shotgun sequence.
AGAAGACTGTTCATATTTAgaggtcattttctttttcttcccaaaAGTAGAAAAGGTGTTGTAGACGTCCAGCTCCCCCCGCGGTGCAAGCTTGAGTGTGCTGTAGCCAGATATGCTGCCAGGAATGTACACATTGTGCTGGTAGTCCGGTGTATCGGAGGGAATGTACACATTGTGCTGATAGCCCGCTGCCTCGGACTGAGGCTGCGAGTACTTTGGAGTACAAATGACGTTGGTTTTGTCTTGAAGAGACGTTTTGCATTCTGTAAAATTGGGCAGTGAGTACACGACAATTGCGTGCTTACTTAGCAACGCGACCAAGAACAGATTTAACACCCGGCACTCACCACTCATTTGTTTTCCCCAGGTCCAGTACTGCGGTGCCGCAGAGCTGAAATACTCATCAGCGTCGTACTGCTGTGGACGGGATAATGTGCATTCCACATTTCCGGAACTGTACCTGAAGAGGTAGAAATACAACTTCGGTGTAGTGTCATCCATCTGCATCGAGTGCATGTGTGACCTCTGTTCAACTTTTCACCTCTTGTATGATGAATTGCGTTGGTTCTTGGTCCAGGTCCAGTCCTGACTGGAATACTTAAGCTGCATGGTCCAAGCAAACCAAATGCAAATCAATAACTTGCACAAGTGCAGCAAATGTGTTTTCTGCTCGACTTGTGTGCCTTTTTCTCCTTTGTTTGCGATCACGCTCAATAGCTCGTATGGGTTCATAtcttactggtaaaaaaaaaaaacaaaacaaaacaaaacaaaattggatGTTATATTGCTTTCAAACATAAATTTCAAGATATTTCTGTGTGTAGTCGTTATGATGGAACAAACTTCATACTGGAATGCTTTTGATACGCCTGaagaatcaaaaaaaaaaaaaaagcaaaccctAAAAGGATGATCATGAGGTAACGATGAACAAATTGATTGGATGTGAGGTATCACATGACTTGGGGTGCACGAAATGACGAACGGGATGAATAATGAATGTCGCTGCAAATTTAGCAATTTGCACTGAATCAGGGACAAAGTTGTGATCAGCTATTTAGCCCCTAATGGCAGAACAATCCAATTTTAGATTTTTGgaacagtgccccccccccccccgggccacTCCCCCCGAGTTACACAATCTTGATGATTgtattcatacaaaaaaaatccctgcaATGGGTAACCAATGCTTTACATTTGCATTCCGCGCTCGATCCATCGTTCTCAAAGTTTTTACATTGAGTACCACCTCAAATAATACTTAACTCTGCAACAACTACCATAATCAAAAACAAAGTACAATAATGTGGTGGGCCCAAGTGTTCATCCcaaaaaatgagacaaatttacagtatgttaaaGCTTCATACAAccggagttaaaaaaaaacatttactgtactgtattaaaagaaacatttcaagaCAGTGTACATCTATAGCAAAGCAACTAAAACCGTTTACATACAACAGTCTGCATTGGTGGATTGTAGATCAATCCACGACGCCATCTCCACGAGTCACTTACGAGAACTACTACATTAACAACATCCCACAGACTGCATTGGTTCATTCCACTGTATTATCACATCCCCTCCTTTATTAACAGTTGTTTTGTTGATTGCATCAAcaggaaaaaatacattataaataatttaattttcacGCTATTTTGTATGGACCTTTTGGGGGAGCTTGAGCACCCGCCCCAAGAAATGTCTGTGCTGAATATGATATGTAGTACAGAAAAAGTACAGCTGCATGGAAAGTGTCGTTCTACACCACTGAATTCAAAACAGGAGCAAAATGAATAACACGGCCCTTACGGTGAAAGTTGGTGGTTGGAAGAggtttgtgtgtggttttttttttaatttgtgtgccGTTACCTCTTTGGGGGTTGACGTTCGGTTGTTGGCCAGCTCATTATGGCCCAGTGCGCTCCAACCAGATGTCAGGTAGTCTGCGCTTTTGGCATTATTCTGCCGAGCAGACAGGATGGGACTGTAGGGCTTGAGGAACATGAAGTCGCTTTTGGAGGATTCTGGCGTCAGGCACATCTTGTAGCAGTAAGCTTGAGGGAGCGCGCTATTACCGCTGGCCTCGGCGCACCCGACCGGGTCCGCCGACGTTCTGATGTTCAAATTGGACTTTTTGAAGACGTTGGTGCCTCCGGGCGATGCCGAGCGACAACAACAGCACCGCACGCCGGTGGAGTGCAAGTTGGACTCTTTCCGGGACGCTCCGTCCTTCAGCCTCCTCACAGTAACAATGACGATGATAGCCACCAGAAACGTTAAGGAGACAGTGCCGAGGGACACGATTAAGTAGAGGCTAAAGTTGGAGCTGTGACGGGGGCTCAGGGACAGGTCACCCGAATCGGCCTGAGATTCTGGCAGGCTGTCAACCACTGACAGAATGATGGAAACTGTGGCCGAGAGGGGTAGTTGGCCATTGTCCTTCACCAGAATGACCAATCTGTGCCTCGTGGGGTCTTTCTCCACTAAATGTCGTACTGTCCTAATTTCCCCCGTGTACAAAGCCACACTGCACAAGCTCGGATCAGTTGCTTGGAGCATTTGGAAGAAGAGGCGCGAGTTCTGACCCGCGTCTGCGTCCACCGCTCGTATTTTGGTGATCAGGTAGCCGGCATCAGCGGATCTCGGCACCGTTTCAGTCGGCGGCGTCCCGTTTTGAGGGAGAGGCGACACGATGATGGGCGCGTTGTCATTTTGGTCCAAAATAAAGACGGTCACCGTAACGTTGCCGGTCAACGGCGGGAATCCGGCATCTTGAGCTTGCACTgtgatttgaaaactttttaacTGCTCATGGTCAAACGACCTGAGGGCATAAACGTTCCCATTATCGGAATTGATGGAGACGTAGGTCGAGGCGGGCATTTCCTGTATGTCGGCTTCTACTATAGAGTAAGAGAGATATGCGTTCTGCCCATAGTCCGGGTCCTGTGCCGTCACCGAGCAGATGGAGGCCCCGGGTGCATTATTCTCAGTCAAGTAGACAGAATAAGAAGGTTGCTTGAAGAGAGGGGCATTGTCATTCACATCAGAAACTTGCACAACAATCGTCTTCCTCGTAAACAGAGGCGGAGACCCCAAATCTCTTGCGGTGAGAGTGATGTTGTACTCTGCCACGCTTTCCCTGTCCAGAAAGTCACTGGTCACCAACGTGTAGTAGTTTTTAAAGGAGGAGTGGAGCTGGAAGGGGATCAGATTTGGGATCTCACAGTCCACGTTGCCGTTTTCCCCCGAGTCCTTGTCTGTGACGCTGATGACGGCAATGACGGTGCCCGGGGGCGCGTCCTCCTGCACAGGCGTGGACACGGACGTTAGGATCACCTCTGGGACGTTGTCGTTCCGGTCCAAGACGTTCACCAGCACCTTGCAGTGCACCGCGACAGCGGAAGGACCTTTGTCCTTTGCCTGGATGTAAATTTCATGCATCCTTGCTTTTTCAAAATCGATCAGCCCCTTCACTTTGATTTCCCCGGTGCGCGCGTCCACCGCGAAGAGCTGGCGCACTTTGATGGGGGCGTGCCCGCTGAAAGAGTAGCTGATGTCCGCGTTGGTGCCCTCGTCTAAGTCGGACGCGTTGAGCTTGATGACAACTGCACCCTTGAGTGCGTTCTCCGCCAGGCGCACGCGATAGAAAGACTGGTCGAAGACAGGCGCGTTATCGTTTGCATCCAAAACGGTGATGTCAATTTGCGCCGTTCCAGACCTCTCTGGCGAGCCTCCGTCCACCGCTGTCAGAACCATCTGGTGAGCGCTCTGCTGTTCCCGGTCCAACGGGTTCTGCAGGACGAGCTCGGCGAATTTACTGCCATCACTTCTTGTGTGGATGTCCAAAGTGAAATGCTCATTGACGCTCAGCAAGTAAGTGCGCAACGAATTGGAACCCACGTCCAAGTCTTGCGCGCTCTCCAGTGGGAAACGGGACCCCGGTGCCGCGGATTCCGAAATGTCCAGATTAAATTCGCCCCACGGGAAGCTAGGAGAGTTGTCATTCACGTCCAGAATTTCGACCTCGACTCTATACAGCTCCAGCGGGTTTTCGATCACCACTTGCAAATGGAAAGAACACGCCAAACTCTGCTCGCACAGTTCTTCCCGATCGAGCCTCTCGTTCACAAATAAGACTCCATTTTCCAGATTGACCTCCACGTACTGCCTCCTTGCGCCGGACACGATGCGGAATCTTCGCGCAGAGAGTTTATCCAGATCCAAACCCAAGTCCTCCGCTATATTCCCCACAAAGGCGCCGTGTTCCAGCTCCTCCGGGATGGAGTAGCGGATCTGTGCGCATGCCGAGTGCAAGAAGCAGACCAGCACCGCAAACGCGCAGGATATGGAGCAGTTTACGCACACCTTGCGTCCCTTCTTCGCCCCTTGAGTGTCCATTTGGAGGCTGGCTCTCAACTCCCATGAAAACTTGACGCTGCGGATGGAGGCCAAGTCGCGCACGACGCTGCGGTGTGGAGGGCAAACAATACAAAACTTGACATTGGTGGGGATGATACGGCTCCTGTTTGTCTGTCTGAGAGGAAGGAGAGAGGAAAGAGCGGAAGGGCGATCGCAgaggtgtgtgtgcgcgcgcgcgccccCGAATCATTGGCCCCACTGTTTCTGTTGAAGGCAAGACGACATCTGCTCGGATAATCTTTACTGCCCACTAGGCCGAGCCAATCCATATCACGGTCCCAAGGCTTTAATTGCATGTAAACGTGCTTGGTTCACTTTGAGACGTTGAACGCAGCATTTGACCACAAcagaagcttaaaaaaaaaaaaaaaaaaaaaaaaaaaagccaaccgAGAGTTGTAATTTTGCCATATTGTAGAAGTACActgtgttatgtttttttattttgtttttcgtcAACCTGCAcgtccacatccatccatcctccgtccatctattttctgagccgcttatcctcaagagggtggcaggtgtgctggagcccatgccaattaactttgggcaggaggtaagGCCGACCctcaactagttgccagccaatcgtagaccTCCAAATCACTTGGTCCAAATTCTGTACATGCATCAGATGAATGATCTTGATCTTGAAGTTTTAAGAAAATTGCTTTCCAAAGACTTGCTGTATGTCTGTGAAAGGGCCCGCTTGaagattaaatgtaaataaacgaGTATAATTCTCTTTTCTCCACCTGCACCATCAAGAAGTTGTGCTCTTGGTTATCAGTAGGATTatagtgaggttttttttttttttttatattttggcgAACTTAATTTAAAGCAAAATTACATTAGTCATGGTGCCATACAAAACAGTTTTATACATTTAGTGACGGTGCAATTTTTAGTACAGTGTCTGTTGGCACTCATTAGATTGCGCAGGTGTATTTAATGTGGAATTTCACTGAAGGAgaataatatatacatacaccatTCCAACACATCTGAGAGCGTGATCACTTCAACGGAGCAGTTTTATCTG
Coding sequences within:
- the LOC133491955 gene encoding protocadherin beta-15-like, which codes for MDTQGAKKGRKVCVNCSISCAFAVLVCFLHSACAQIRYSIPEELEHGAFVGNIAEDLGLDLDKLSARRFRIVSGARRQYVEVNLENGVLFVNERLDREELCEQSLACSFHLQVVIENPLELYRVEVEILDVNDNSPSFPWGEFNLDISESAAPGSRFPLESAQDLDVGSNSLRTYLLSVNEHFTLDIHTRSDGSKFAELVLQNPLDREQQSAHQMVLTAVDGGSPERSGTAQIDITVLDANDNAPVFDQSFYRVRLAENALKGAVVIKLNASDLDEGTNADISYSFSGHAPIKVRQLFAVDARTGEIKVKGLIDFEKARMHEIYIQAKDKGPSAVAVHCKVLVNVLDRNDNVPEVILTSVSTPVQEDAPPGTVIAVISVTDKDSGENGNVDCEIPNLIPFQLHSSFKNYYTLVTSDFLDRESVAEYNITLTARDLGSPPLFTRKTIVVQVSDVNDNAPLFKQPSYSVYLTENNAPGASICSVTAQDPDYGQNAYLSYSIVEADIQEMPASTYVSINSDNGNVYALRSFDHEQLKSFQITVQAQDAGFPPLTGNVTVTVFILDQNDNAPIIVSPLPQNGTPPTETVPRSADAGYLITKIRAVDADAGQNSRLFFQMLQATDPSLCSVALYTGEIRTVRHLVEKDPTRHRLVILVKDNGQLPLSATVSIILSVVDSLPESQADSGDLSLSPRHSSNFSLYLIVSLGTVSLTFLVAIIVIVTVRRLKDGASRKESNLHSTGVRCCCCRSASPGGTNVFKKSNLNIRTSADPVGCAEASGNSALPQAYCYKMCLTPESSKSDFMFLKPYSPILSARQNNAKSADYLTSGWSALGHNELANNRTSTPKELKYSSQDWTWTKNQRNSSYKRYSSGNVECTLSRPQQYDADEYFSSAAPQYWTWGKQMSECKTSLQDKTNVICTPKYSQPQSEAAGYQHNVYIPSDTPDYQHNVYIPGSISGYSTLKLAPRGELDVYNTFSTFGKKKKMTSKYEQSSDKDDGLMSRGVLK